The following proteins are co-located in the Dyadobacter chenwenxiniae genome:
- a CDS encoding NAD(P)-dependent alcohol dehydrogenase has product MIESSNIKAYGTEAADAPLNQLGINRRKPTAHDVEIDILYCGVCHSDLHTAKNEWHGTQYPCVPGHEIVGKIVRVGDHVSKFKVGDLVGVGCLVDSCRECQYCQDGLEQFCEPGSTQTYNSPDKYLDTPTFGGYSESVVVDENFVLRIPENLDPAATAPLLCAGITTYSPLRHWNVGPGKKIGVVGIGGLGHMGIKIAKAMGAEVVAFTTSESKFGEAKRLGADEVVLSRDEEQMAAYRGKLHFILDAVSAEHDINAYLNLLRVDGSLALVGAPEHPLPVAAFSVIMGRKSFAGSMIGGIAETQEMLDFCGEHNIVADIEMIDMQYINDAYERLLKGDVKYRFVIDMASLKGNRQAV; this is encoded by the coding sequence ATGATAGAAAGCAGCAACATTAAGGCTTACGGCACGGAAGCGGCTGACGCCCCATTGAACCAACTGGGTATTAATCGCAGAAAACCCACTGCGCACGATGTAGAAATCGACATTCTCTATTGCGGAGTCTGCCACTCTGATTTGCATACAGCAAAAAATGAATGGCACGGCACCCAGTATCCCTGCGTACCGGGGCACGAGATCGTGGGCAAAATTGTCCGCGTTGGTGACCATGTGAGTAAATTTAAAGTAGGCGATCTGGTAGGCGTGGGCTGCCTTGTGGATTCCTGCCGCGAATGCCAGTATTGCCAGGATGGCTTGGAGCAGTTTTGTGAACCGGGCTCGACCCAAACCTATAATTCGCCGGACAAGTATCTGGATACGCCCACATTTGGAGGCTATTCGGAAAGTGTGGTTGTGGATGAAAACTTCGTGTTACGCATTCCCGAGAACCTTGATCCTGCCGCAACAGCGCCTCTATTGTGTGCTGGCATTACCACATACTCACCGTTAAGGCACTGGAATGTTGGTCCGGGCAAAAAGATCGGGGTTGTGGGCATTGGCGGACTCGGGCATATGGGCATTAAAATCGCAAAAGCCATGGGTGCGGAAGTGGTTGCCTTTACCACGTCGGAATCCAAATTCGGAGAAGCAAAGCGGCTGGGTGCTGATGAAGTCGTGTTGTCCAGGGACGAGGAGCAAATGGCTGCTTACCGCGGCAAACTTCACTTTATTCTGGATGCAGTTTCGGCAGAGCACGACATCAATGCTTATCTGAACCTGCTTCGCGTAGATGGCTCGCTGGCATTGGTAGGCGCTCCCGAACATCCGCTGCCCGTTGCCGCGTTTAGTGTGATCATGGGACGTAAAAGCTTTGCCGGCTCCATGATCGGCGGCATTGCAGAAACACAGGAAATGCTGGACTTTTGCGGAGAACACAACATAGTAGCCGACATAGAAATGATTGATATGCAATACATTAACGACGCTTATGAACGCCTGCTGAAAGGCGACGTGAAATATCGTTTTGTAATTGACATGGCATCGCTTAAAGGCAATCGTCAGGCGGTTTAA
- a CDS encoding PQQ-dependent sugar dehydrogenase gives MKKINSGFYPVFKSLIFSAVMLTLAVSCGDDDSFWDAMVPETDEEPTTTQVEGYVFYPAVQPATEANVAQLKVPAGFTVNKFAEGVGKPRILVVNSNGNVYASDREAGVVVMLTDANGDGIAEDKKTVATLKQVHGLTIYNGKMYMVTVREVYEAAMNADGTLGQPKMLINDLPDGGQHPNRTIAFGPDKKMYITVGSTCNSCVEPNPELATILRAEEDGSNRKIFASGLRNTIGFGWHPETSELWGMDHGIDWLGDDEQKEEVNQIKQNAHYGWPYIYGEGKYNPGTRPTGDTTYQQYLKKTTLPSLTYQAHAAPMSMAFYTGSMFPGEYKNDAFVAMRGSWNRSSPVGYRIVRMHFESGKPVRFEDFVTGFIVNNNRAHFGRLVGVAMHKDGSLLFSDDTNGVIYRVAYK, from the coding sequence ATGAAAAAAATTAACTCAGGTTTTTATCCTGTTTTTAAATCGCTGATTTTCAGTGCGGTTATGCTTACGCTCGCGGTGAGTTGCGGCGACGATGACAGCTTTTGGGATGCCATGGTTCCTGAAACAGACGAGGAGCCGACGACTACACAAGTGGAGGGCTATGTTTTTTATCCCGCTGTGCAACCTGCAACCGAGGCTAATGTTGCTCAACTGAAAGTACCCGCTGGTTTTACGGTAAATAAATTTGCAGAAGGTGTAGGCAAACCAAGAATCCTGGTGGTGAACAGCAACGGGAACGTTTATGCATCCGACCGTGAAGCCGGTGTCGTGGTAATGCTTACAGATGCAAACGGAGATGGGATTGCAGAAGACAAAAAGACCGTAGCAACCCTCAAACAAGTTCATGGCCTTACCATTTACAACGGGAAAATGTACATGGTTACGGTCAGGGAAGTTTACGAAGCGGCCATGAATGCTGACGGAACTCTGGGGCAGCCCAAAATGCTGATCAACGATTTGCCGGACGGCGGCCAGCACCCCAACCGTACCATTGCTTTCGGGCCTGATAAAAAAATGTATATCACTGTGGGCAGCACCTGCAACTCGTGCGTAGAGCCGAATCCTGAACTGGCGACCATTCTTCGCGCAGAAGAAGATGGCAGTAACCGTAAGATTTTTGCCAGCGGATTGAGAAACACCATTGGTTTTGGCTGGCACCCGGAAACCAGCGAGTTATGGGGAATGGATCACGGCATCGACTGGCTGGGTGATGACGAACAAAAGGAGGAAGTGAACCAGATCAAGCAGAATGCGCATTACGGCTGGCCTTACATTTATGGAGAAGGAAAATACAACCCGGGCACAAGGCCAACGGGCGACACGACTTATCAGCAGTATTTGAAAAAAACAACATTGCCGTCGCTCACCTACCAGGCACATGCTGCGCCGATGAGCATGGCTTTTTATACCGGATCCATGTTTCCGGGCGAGTATAAAAACGACGCCTTTGTGGCCATGCGCGGGTCCTGGAACAGAAGCTCACCTGTGGGTTACCGCATTGTGCGCATGCATTTTGAGAGCGGTAAGCCCGTTCGTTTTGAAGATTTTGTAACGGGTTTTATTGTAAATAACAACCGTGCGCATTTCGGGCGTCTGGTTGGCGTAGCCATGCACAAGGATGGCTCACTGCTTTTCTCAGATGACACGAATGGCGTGATCTACCGGGTTGCATACAAATAA
- a CDS encoding FAD-dependent oxidoreductase has protein sequence MENIINKNPGENNDGSQAVSIGRDGHNESLWQKSAVKENWNGALDPSVIYDTLIVGAGITGITTALLLQKAGHKCVIAEAHNPGYGTTGGTTAHINTFADTTFAEVEKAFDKQAAKQFAESIAESVALIAANVRTYNLDCDFRWQNAYVYAETDKEVDELKDLFESALRVGVTAEIADHAPAPVPYQKAVVFDKQAQFHPLKYITGLQKQFTDLGGIVLENTRIEEIESQDDFHIAKSGERQIKAKAVVYATHIPPGGVNVLHFRNAPYRSYVIAALLNDDNYPDALVYDMQDPYHYFRTHEIDGQKYLIAGGHDHKTGHGDPQQSFTDLINYTKRCYEVKSIHSQWSAQYYVPADGLPYIGHLPGASNGIYTATGFNGNGMILGTVSAIVLSDLILKGQSTYESLFNPGRVKPIAGFMETIKENADVIGRFIGDRFGLEEIESVSEIPVGSGEIVTYKDQKLAIYKDPHGKIHALNPVCTHTKCIVNWNNSEKTWDCPCHGARFDTEGVVLTGPARADLEKVNIGPQA, from the coding sequence ATGGAAAATATCATCAACAAAAATCCAGGAGAAAATAACGATGGCAGCCAGGCCGTAAGCATTGGCCGCGATGGTCACAATGAAAGTTTATGGCAAAAAAGCGCGGTAAAAGAGAACTGGAATGGAGCATTGGACCCTTCCGTTATTTATGATACGCTGATTGTCGGTGCCGGTATTACTGGGATAACAACGGCATTGCTGCTACAAAAGGCTGGGCATAAATGTGTCATTGCGGAAGCGCATAACCCGGGCTATGGCACGACTGGCGGCACAACCGCGCACATTAACACATTTGCAGATACGACATTTGCGGAAGTGGAAAAGGCTTTTGATAAACAGGCAGCAAAACAATTTGCCGAATCGATCGCTGAATCCGTAGCACTAATCGCTGCAAACGTCAGGACGTATAACCTGGATTGTGATTTCCGCTGGCAAAACGCTTACGTCTATGCCGAGACGGACAAGGAAGTTGACGAACTTAAAGACCTGTTTGAAAGCGCATTACGCGTGGGTGTTACCGCGGAAATAGCCGATCATGCGCCTGCGCCGGTTCCTTATCAAAAGGCCGTGGTTTTTGATAAGCAGGCACAATTCCATCCGCTGAAATATATCACGGGTCTTCAAAAGCAATTTACCGACCTTGGTGGAATTGTTCTTGAGAACACCCGGATCGAAGAAATTGAATCACAGGATGACTTTCATATTGCAAAATCCGGCGAGAGGCAAATCAAGGCAAAAGCAGTGGTGTACGCCACACATATTCCCCCCGGCGGCGTTAATGTCCTCCATTTCAGAAATGCGCCTTACCGCAGTTACGTAATAGCCGCTTTACTGAATGATGATAACTATCCCGATGCGCTGGTTTACGATATGCAAGACCCATATCACTACTTTCGGACGCACGAAATAGACGGACAGAAATATCTGATAGCAGGCGGGCACGATCATAAAACAGGACATGGAGATCCGCAGCAGTCGTTTACAGATCTCATCAATTATACCAAACGGTGTTATGAAGTTAAGAGCATTCACTCGCAATGGTCTGCGCAATATTATGTTCCCGCCGATGGCCTGCCTTATATCGGCCATTTACCCGGCGCTTCCAATGGCATTTACACCGCAACGGGCTTCAATGGTAACGGAATGATCTTGGGCACAGTATCTGCAATAGTGCTCAGCGATCTGATATTAAAAGGGCAAAGCACCTATGAAAGCTTGTTCAACCCCGGCCGTGTTAAACCAATTGCCGGTTTCATGGAGACAATAAAGGAAAATGCTGATGTGATAGGCCGCTTTATTGGCGACCGTTTTGGGCTTGAAGAGATAGAATCTGTGTCGGAAATCCCTGTGGGCTCAGGAGAAATCGTGACGTACAAAGACCAGAAATTGGCGATTTACAAGGATCCGCACGGAAAGATTCACGCGTTGAACCCGGTATGCACGCATACAAAATGCATTGTTAACTGGAATAATTCAGAAAAAACCTGGGATTGCCCATGCCATGGTGCACGTTTTGACACCGAAGGGGTTGTACTGACCGGCCCGGCAAGAGCGGATTTAGAAAAGGTAAACATCGGTCCTCAGGCATAA
- a CDS encoding PepSY-associated TM helix domain-containing protein: MKKNSLHRSLFKLHSWLGLFTGIFLILLGLSGSVLVFRTELDHFFNRDLLHVSSENPLPNDALKRCYDQITSRYPNLDGIAWVNPDDGPDEAYNFRMYFNDTRLMTYDLALISFNPYTGAILREGPATQFTPSFIEWLFQFHFSFQLGMPGAALTAIFGITMLFSLLSGAVVYRKMLWKVVTFKANINRKNWRTISSDLHRIIGVWSLVLNAVIFFTGFWMNLFAFKPKTWQNERVATKPNTHIAISPDEMYAKALAAMPDLEPTSVYLPTQPERRFEVRGYTKGQPKLWGIGNAVRMDQQTGDLIEISRLSEKPLGERVEATFFPLHVGNFGGLAVKMLYVLIGLTPGLLAITGFLLWWRGVKKPQTRLGDRANR; this comes from the coding sequence CAGCTGGCTGGGGCTTTTTACGGGCATATTCCTGATCCTTCTCGGGCTGAGCGGCTCCGTTCTGGTTTTCAGGACGGAGCTGGACCATTTCTTCAACCGGGACCTGCTCCATGTTTCTTCCGAAAATCCCCTTCCGAATGACGCGTTAAAGCGTTGCTACGATCAGATTACAAGCCGATATCCCAATCTGGATGGCATTGCCTGGGTCAATCCCGATGACGGGCCGGATGAGGCTTATAATTTTAGAATGTATTTCAACGACACCCGTTTGATGACATATGATCTGGCGCTGATCTCCTTCAATCCTTACACGGGTGCCATCCTACGCGAGGGACCTGCGACCCAGTTTACGCCCAGCTTCATTGAATGGCTGTTCCAGTTTCATTTCAGCTTTCAACTGGGCATGCCGGGTGCTGCATTAACGGCCATTTTTGGCATTACCATGTTGTTTTCGCTGCTTTCTGGTGCGGTTGTGTATCGGAAAATGTTGTGGAAAGTCGTGACATTCAAAGCAAATATCAATCGTAAGAACTGGCGGACTATCAGCTCGGACCTGCACCGGATCATTGGTGTGTGGTCTTTGGTTTTAAATGCCGTAATTTTCTTTACCGGATTTTGGATGAACCTGTTTGCCTTCAAACCTAAAACGTGGCAGAACGAGCGGGTCGCCACGAAACCAAACACACACATTGCCATCTCGCCCGACGAGATGTATGCGAAGGCGCTCGCGGCCATGCCGGATTTGGAACCTACGTCTGTATATTTGCCCACGCAACCTGAGCGCAGGTTTGAGGTCAGAGGTTATACCAAAGGTCAGCCTAAACTATGGGGCATCGGAAATGCTGTGCGGATGGATCAGCAAACCGGGGACCTTATTGAAATCAGCCGGTTGAGCGAAAAGCCGCTTGGAGAACGTGTGGAAGCAACTTTCTTCCCCTTACACGTGGGTAATTTTGGCGGGCTTGCGGTCAAAATGCTATATGTTCTCATTGGGCTAACGCCCGGACTTTTAGCCATTACCGGTTTTTTGCTCTGGTGGAGAGGGGTGAAGAAGCCGCAGACGCGTCTCGGTGACCGGGCAAACCGGTGA